From a region of the Trichoderma atroviride chromosome 6, complete sequence genome:
- a CDS encoding uncharacterized protein (TransMembrane:1 (o272-292i)), giving the protein MASLKEETVNPLRPYYRPPTIEQQAEPVSIPSSNPFSGGNSYDVASGAKYASKAKHMLNDLDYKGLVGEPSPSVVESARELVDELIWKYMSVLIGQPFEVAKMILQARDQDEKAAFAVAAEPEPAPAPQVSSRAGSAFDEDSDGEEPAYFTSNDPTIPNPWNQNQPQPEKRPSSRRTESPLQSPTASKKDIVLSEHFLNLRRPDAILDVIGQLWQRDGAWGVWKGANATFLYTVLQSLLENWSRSFLSAVFNVPDLGVKDSIERVVDIASPYPWASLFVAAAAAVTTSLALAPLDLIRTRLILTNPFKGQRRTIASLRALPSYYCPPAIVAPTILHSLINPVFTLSTPLALKTKFMVTSELAPMTFSVSKFVASSVGILIKLPLETVLRRGQLSVLSEPEYLEALNDGEPALETIVPTGKYYGVFGTMYHIVTEEGNREIPPKPVVSKRGKLKTKNLQPTYKKGQGMEGLWRGWRIGWWGLVGLWGANMVGHGGDGEF; this is encoded by the exons ATGGCGTCCctaaaagaagaaaccgTGAACCCTCTACGGCCGTACTACCGACCTCCCACAATCGAGCAGCAGGCCGAACCGGTATCGATCCCCAGCTCGAATCCGTTTTCCGGTGGCAACAGCTACGATGTTGCTAGTGGCGCCAAATACGCCTCCAAGGCGAAGCACATGCTCAATGATCTCGACTACAAGGGGTTGGTTGGTGAGCCGTCGCCATCGGTTGTCGAAAGTGCCAGAGAGCTCGTTGACGAGCTGATATGGAAGTACATGTCCGTCCTGATTGGGCAGCCTTTCGAGGTTGCCAAGATGATCTTGCAGGCTCGGGATCAAGACGAAAAAGCTGCCTTTGCGGTAGccgcagagccagagccagctcCCGCGCCTCAGGTATCAAGTCGAGCTGGCTCGGCATTTGAT GAGGATTCTGACGGGGAGGAGCCGGCTTACTTCACATCGAACGATCCCACCATACCAAATCCCTGGAATCAAAATCAGCCCCAGCCCGAGAAACGACCCAGCAGTCGGCGCACAGAGTCGCCTCTGCAGTCTCCAACGGCGTCGAAGAAAGACATCGTCCTTTCCGAGCACTTTCTAAATCTTCGCCGGCCCGACGCTATCCTCGACGTCATTGGGCAGCTATGGCAGAGAGACGGCGCATGGGGAGTATGGAAAGGAGCGAATGCAACCTTTCTATACACCGTCTTACAATCTTTGCTAGAGAACTGGTCAAGAAGCTTTTTGAGCGCCGTTTTCAATGTGCCGGATTTGGGGGTGAAAGACAGCATTGAACGTGTTGTCGACATTGCATCCCCGTACCCTTGGGCTTCGTTATTCGTGGCTGCCGCCGCGGCTGTCACCACTAGCCTTGCCCTTGCGCCTTTAGATCTCATCCGCACGAG ATTGATTCTCACCAACCCTTTCAAGGGACAGCGAAGGACGATTGCAAGCCTTCGAGCTCTTCCATCCTACTACTGCCCTCCCGCCATCGTTGCTCCTACCATCCTCCACTCCCTCATTAACCCCGTATTCACTCTATCTACTCCCTTGGCTTTAAAGACCAAGTTCATGGTCACAAGCGAGCTTGCACCCATGACATTTTCCGTTTCAAAGTTTGTTGCCTCTTCAGTTGGAATTCTGATTAAGCTTCCGCTGGAGACCGTTCTGCGCCGAGGCCAGCTCTCCGTGCTCTCTGAGCCCGAGTATTTGGAAGCTCTCAATGACGGCGAACCGGCTCTGGAGACCATTGTGCCCACTGGGAAATACTATGGCGTCTTCGGTACAATGTACCACATTGTCACCGAAGAGGGCAATCGGGAAATCCCACCCAAGCCCGTAGTAAGTAAGCGAGGCAAACTCAAGACCAAGAATCTCCAGCCGACGTACAAGAAGGGTCAAGGCATGGAGGGTCTCtggagaggatggcgaaTCGGCTGGTGGGGACTGGTCGGCCTCTGGGGAGCGAACATGGTTGgacatggcggcgatggtgaATTCTAG
- a CDS encoding uncharacterized protein (EggNog:ENOG41) encodes MATSAEQSNMAGDPSAGPSPRKFKASELPLPSATRAAIESLAHSFKKEGAYDSIRKQVWDKFEASDYEAQVTKAILEVAEQEVERNPHQLLTLDRRKAAALIDGALERSGVYHKAEEVIGKLIDVEAIEQSIRGIRRAEIGQEEAGEEQERGAKTDEDYAADTAAKQAERERVRDELRQKEAAIEEEKRRIAKEERRQEEKEREKAEIKRQEERDERRRKREKDREERERLRDLEREQRHKEREKRERDDRDTDRDRDRDRDRDRDRDRDRVRDRDRGRDRERERDRDREGENSRKENAVLPEELKKKMSKEDHERLEQEALADLLRESSKSTRAKLEMDIDSTLAPPPRKTGPASAINPIRRDSSKTAESRKPIERRDSKSSMDPKPSGLREERHSSRSPPRAHDADLDRAKDRDRSHQRDTDDRRRRDHRSDSPRRDRSRSRIRDRRDRSRSKLRRDRSRSRPRRDDRRERSRSRPKRDRSARSNSRRRVPSRSRARSTRRERSRSRAKPDRRDRSRERSRDRRDRSRSHLRTDRRERSRSHAARRNRSRSRDSRRGVGVGVGVGVADSYYPTRSDARSPRRRSRDRSGDRDKDRDREKDHKEREQERDRTRDRRSRSRSRPGSSTVPHAATKDELEEWKLEEVKKREKEAKAYLAAQKDARAKGLPIPGVDDKKNSARDERLRSRSRSNSRDRNRFRERDNRDRDRDRDRDRRDRDRDRDRDRDRDRERDRDRDRRERERDRSRDRDRDRDRDRDRDRDRDRDRDRRNRRDRSLSPRRERHRSRSRRRSRSR; translated from the exons ATGGCGACGTCTGCAGAGCAGTCGAACATGGCCGGCGACCCGAGTGCTGGTCCGTCGCCGCGGAAATTCAAGGCATCTGaattgccgctgccatcggcGACGCGGGCAGCAATCGAATCCCTGGCACATAGCTTCAAGAAAGAAGGCGCCTATGACTCGATAAGGAAGCAAGTTTGGGACAAGTTTGAAGCTAGT GATTACGAGGCTCAAGTTACAAAAGCGATTCTCGAGGTTGCAGAACAAGAAGTCGAGCGCAATCCGCATCAACTCCTCACCTTGGACCGGAGAAAAGCTGCAGCGCTGATTGATGGCGCATTGGAACGATCGGGCGTGTATcacaaggctgaagaggTCATTGGGAAGCTGATTGATGTCGAGGCGATTGAGCAAAGCATTCGGGGAATTAGGCGAGCAGAGATTGGCCAGGAAGAGGCCGGCGAAGAACAGGAACGTGGAGCAAAAACCGACGAGGATTATGCTGCCGACACCGCAGCCAAGCAAGCCGAGCGTGAAAGGGTGCGAGACGAGCTGAGGcagaaagaggcagccattgaagaggaaaagaggcgtATCGCTAAGGAAGAGCGCcgtcaagaagaaaaggaacgCGAAAAGGCTGAGATCAAACGCCAGGAAGAACGAGACGAGCGGCGGCggaagcgagagaaggatcgtgaagagagagagcgacTGCGTGACTTGGAGCGAGAACAAAGGCACAAGGAGCGGGAGAAGCGAGAAAGGGACGATAGGGATACTGATCGAGACAGAGACAGAGATCGGGATAGAGATCGAGACAGGGACAGGGACAGAGTCAGGGACAGGGACAGAGGTCGCGATCGAGAACGGGAACGAGACCGTGACCGTGAAGGCGAAAATTCACGTAAAGAAAACGCGGTTCTGCCCGAggagttgaagaaaaagatgtcCAAAGAGGACCATGAGCGGCTGGAACAGGAAGCTCTGGCCGATCTTTTGCGTGAAAGCAGCAAGTCGACTCGCGCAAAGCTCGAAATGGATATCGATTCCACCTTGGCCCCCCCTCCTAGAAAGACTGGCCCAGCCTCAGCTATCAACCCGATCCGAAGGGATTCTTCGAAAACCGCCGAGTCCAGAAAACCCATCGAAAGAAGGGACTCAAAGTCGTCCATGGACCCGAAACCATCCGGATTGAGAGAAGAGCGTCATTCCAGTAGAAGTCCGCCCCGAGCTCATGACGCGGATCTTGATAGAGCCAAGGACCGAGATCGAAGCCACCAAAGAGACACTGATGATCGACGTCGCCGTGATCATCGATCCGACTCGCCAAGGCGGGACCGCAGTCGTTCCAGAATCAGGGATAGGCGGGATAGGAGCCGCTCAAAGTTGAGGAGGGACAGAAGTCGATCTCGGCCGCGAAGGGACGATAGACGCGAACGAAGCCGCTCGAGGCCTAAACGGGACCGCTCTGCTAGAAGCAACTCACGACGGCGAGTTCCAAGCCGGTCACGGGCTCGATCTACTAGGCGCGAGAGAAGCCGGTCACGAGCGAAACCCGACCGCCGGGACCGCAGTAGGGAGCGTAGCCGAGACCGTCGAGACCGTTCACGCTCGCATTTGCGAACAGACCGTCGGGAGAGAAGCCGTTCACATGCTGCTCGACGAAACCGCAGCCGGTCAAGGGATAGTCGCCGTGGTGTTggcgttggtgttggtgttggtgttgcagATTCTTACTATCCTACTAGGTCAGACGCTCGATCacctcgccgccgcagccgtgATCGATCTGGCGATAGAGATAAAGATCGAGATCGAGAAAAGGATCACAAAGAACGAGAGCAAGAAAGAGATCGCACGCGGGATCGACGAAGCCGATCGCGATCTCGTCCCGGCTCATCAACTGTGCCACATGCAGCTACCAAAGATGAGCTCGAAGAGTGGAAACTCGAGGAAGTCAAAAAGCGGGAGAAGGAAGCCAAGGCTTACCTGGCGGCTCAGAAGGACGCCAGAGCGAAAGGCTTGCCAATCCCCGGGGTtgatgacaagaagaatagTG CCCGGGACGAGAGACTTAGGAGCAGATCGCGCAGCAACAGTCGGGACAGGAACCGGTTCCGCGAACGAGACAACCGAGACCGAGATAGGGACAGGGATAGGGACCGACGAGACCGCGATAGAGACCGCGACCGAGATCGTGACCGAGACCGAGAACGCGACCGAGACCGTGATCGACGAGAACGTGAACGGGACCGCAGCCGGGACAGAGACCGAGACAGAGATCGAGACCGAGATAGAGACAGAGATCGCGATCGAGACCGTGATAGGCGCAACAGACGAGATCGCAGCCTATCGCCTCGCCGAGAGAGACATCGCAGCCGAAGCCGCCGTCGGAGTAGGAGTCGATga
- a CDS encoding uncharacterized protein (EggNog:ENOG41~TransMembrane:11 (o24-43i55-74o94-119i126-143o149-170i177-199o211-231i243-265o271-291i298-316o351-369i)) translates to MTISNSNGGLIPMMEMIPSVKINIPIWAHVINWMFFSNVTIIFNKWLLDTAGFKYPIILTCWHLIYATIATQILARTTTLLDSRRNFPVTGRLYLRTILPIGLLYSGSLICSNVVYLYLSVSFIQMLKAASPVAVLFASWSWGVAEPNLAKFLNVLVIVFGVAVSSFGEIQFSWTGFFFQIGGTTFEAVRVVMIQVMLSGEGLNMDPLVSLYYYAPVCAVMNFLIALVGEVPKFKLEHAAQAGYGMLFLNASIAFILNVASVFLIGKTSGLVMTLTGIFKSILLVVVSILIWSTPITFLQAVGYAIALAGLTYYSLGYDQLASIGASVVGWTSEFFSTSGGRGHAMRSKRIIVVALSSLVAMIVVLELTMSERGRRLLGGPSWHGGRRFSPNHGHHANNGSH, encoded by the exons ATGACAATTTCAAATTCCAACGGCGGTTTGATTCctatgatggagatgataCCCTCCGTCAAGATAAATATCCCCATCTGGGCGCATGTAAT AAATTGGATGTTCTTTTCGAATGttaccatcatcttcaataAGTGGCTATTAGACACTGCTGGGTTCA AATACC CCATCATCCTCACCTGCTGGCATCTCATCTACGCCACCATCGCAACTCAGATCCTCGCTCGCACGACGACACTTCTCGACTCCCGCCGCAATTTCCCCGTTACCGGCCGCCTCTACCTCCGCACCATTCTCCCCATTGGCCTGCTATACTCCGGCTCTCTTATCTGCTCCAATGTCGTGTATCTCTATCTCTCTGTCTCCTTTATTCAGATGCTCAAGGCCGCTTCGCCAGTTGCTGTGTTATTCGCTTCCTGGTCTTGGGGTGTTGCTGAACCAAACTTGGCCAAATTCCTCAACGTCCTAGTTATTGTTTTTGGTGTTGCTGTCTCGAGCTTTGGAGAAATTCAATTTTCTTGGACAGGATTCTTTTTCCAGATTGGAGGAACCACCTTTGAAGCTGTTCGCGTTGTTATGATCCAGGTCATGCTTAGTGGCGAAGGACTCAACATGGACCCTCTTGTCAGCCTCTATTACTATGCGCCTGTCTGCGCCGTCATGAATTTTCTCATCGCACTTGTTGGCGAAGTGCCAAAGTTCAAATTGGAGCACGCTGCCCAGGCTGGCTATGGAATGCTCTTTCTCAATGCCTCCATTGCGTTCATCTTGAACGTCGCCAGCGTATTCTTG ATCGGCAAAACCTCAGGTCTAGTCATGACTCTTACCGGTATCTTCAAAAGCATCCTGCTTGTCGTTGTCTCTATCCTGATCTGGTCAACCCCGATTACGTTCCTCCAAGCTGTGGGCTATGCCATAGCTCTTGCAGGACTCACTTACTATTCCCTTGGATACGACCAGCTTGCCAGCATCGGCGCATCAGTAGTTGGCTGGACAAGTGAATTCTTTTCAACGAGTGGAGGACGCGGCCATGCGATGCGGTCAAAACGGATAATAGTGGTTGCCCTATCTTCACTAGTAGCTATGATTGTGGTACTTGAGTTGACTATGAGTGAACGGGGGAGAAGGCTACTGGGAGGACCTTCGTGGCATGGGGGTCGTCGTTTCAGCCCGAATCATGGGCATCACGCGAACAACGGCAGCCACTAA
- a CDS encoding uncharacterized protein (MEROPS:MER0000864~TransMembrane:2 (i35-54o66-86i)): MNSRQDGFDTFYDDQVAARRQFYAREHAINRTNDVAVLLTVVALLVTLLFKYISPDGSLEGAFSTIGNFLWDALVFIIPAPLLFAIDSWMNSATASPMHNTLKTSSHAAKSEALRRVMGLDREDGVMNSVLRARTRALSMTGSVLGLKIDSDRPAGLGNRDNSCYQNSVLQGLASLHSMPDYLSACLRGAEEFGDGMDKNVAHTLRSLIADLNDVSNNGKTLWTPSLLKSMNTWTQQDAQEYYSKVLDDIEKGAALIAKNVTSATPLIGLEGGDYIGREEYSTSEHSDDSGYQSQSPDSRADSKRAVRNPLEGLLAQRVACVQCGHSDGLSMIPFNCLTLSLGLDKNHHDLYDRLDSYSKVEEIEGVECPKCTLLKAQRLLTKLVERLEASGSKKEQLAEPLRRLEAVQTALEEDDFTEETIKDGCKITAQSRVNVTKTKQMVIARPPQSLAIHVNRSVFDPSTFNMIKNSAPVNFPMTLDLGPWCLGSAESMKSTSEKHAGDDQDSEEEWQLHPMSSMVAGDLGESRLTGPIYELRAAVTHYGRHENGHYICYRKYPPSDSDDVNDVDEKHAISPKETTPKAATDSTGDDDPADPNTEEGAKSNSHGNRDSFWWRLSDQNVSQVNEETVMSLSPGVFMLFYECVDPSMILSSELKDKVTELTNATAQVSITKQDESEVDDATTLTPATTVTSDAVEAELKAASEDILAKRLSSIQV; the protein is encoded by the coding sequence ATGAATTCGCGACAGGACGGGTTCGATACCTTTTACGACGACCAGGTCGCAGCCCGTCGACAGTTTTACGCGCGAGAACACGCCATCAATCGCACCAACGACGTTGCCGTTCTTCTTACTGTCGTCGCCCTTCTGGTAACCCTTCTATTCAAATACATAAGCCCTGACGGATCGCTTGAGGGGGCATTTTCGACGATCGGCAACTTCCTATGGGACGCGCTCGTATTTATCATCCCTGCGCCGCTGCTTTTCGCAATCGACAGCTGGATGAATTCCGCCACGGCATCACCGATGCACAATACTTTGAAAACAAGTAGCCATGCCGCCAAGAGTGAAGCCTTGCGGAGGGTGATGGGGTTGGATCGCGAGGACGGCGTAATGAACTCGGTCCTTCGAGCCAGAACAAGAGCCCTCTCCATGACAGGCAGTGTTTTGGGGCTTAAAATCGACTCAGATCGGCCGGCAGGATTGGGAAACAGAGATAACTCGTGTTACCAGAACAGCGTTCTTCAGGGACTGGCTTCGCTGCACTCAATGCCAGACTACCTCTCGGCGTGTCTCAGGGGCGCTGAAGAGTTTGGCGATGGCATGGACAAAAACGTTGCGCATACGCTGCGGTCACTCATCGCAGATCTAAACGATGTATCGAATAACGGAAAGACATTATGGACGCCCTCTTTGCTGAAATCGATGAACACATGGACTCAGCAAGATGCACAAGAGTACTATTCGAAAGTTCTGGACGACATCGAAAAAGGAGCAGCCTTGATAGCGAAAAATGTGACTTCTGCTACACCACTCATCGGACTGGAGGGCGGCGATTATATCGGCAGAGAAGAATATTCTACAAGCGAGCACAGTGACGATAGCGGTTATCAGAGCCAATCGCCAGACTCCAGAGCAGACTCTAAAAGGGCTGTGCGAAATCCCCTGGAAGGCCTTTTGGCTCAACGCGTTGCCTGTGTCCAGTGCGGCCATTCGGATGGGCTGTCCATGATTCCATTCAACTGCCTGACCCTTagtcttggccttgacaagAACCATCATGATCTCTATGATAGACTTGATTCGTACAGCAAGGTTGAAGAGATTGAGGGAGTGGAGTGTCCGAAATGTACCCTACTAAAGGCACAGAGGCTTCTGACCAAGCTGGTAGAGAGACTAGAGGCTAGTGGCTCAAAGAAAGAACAATTGGCTGAACCTCTACGTAGGTTGGAAGCTGTCCAAACTgccttggaagaagatgattttACCGAAGAGACGATCAAAGATGGCTGCAAGATCACTGCTCAGAGCAGAGTCAAcgtgacgaagacgaagcagaTGGTGATTGCGCGACCTCCTCAAAGCCTAGCTATCCACGTGAATCGATCTGTCTTTGATCCATCGACTTTTAACATGATTAAGAATTCGGCACCGGTGAACTTCCCAATGACACTGGATCTAGGTCCCTGGTGCTTGGGAAGCGCTGAAAGTATGAAATCTACAAGCGAGAAGCATGCAGGAGATGACCAAGACAGCGAGGAAGAGTGGCAGCTACACCCCATGTCCTCCATGGTCGCGGGAGATTTGGGAGAATCGCGATTGACGGGCCCTATATATGAGCTTAGGGCGGCTGTCACGCACTATGGGCGGCATGAGAATGGGCATTACATCTGCTATCGCAAATACCCGCCTTCTGATTCAGATGATGTGAATGATGTGGATGAGAAACACGCAATTTCACCCAAAGAAACAACACCCAAAGCGGCAACGGATAGCACTGGCGATGACGACCCAGCGGACCCAAACACAGAGGAAGGAGCCAAGAGCAACAGCCATGGCAACAGAGATTCGTTTTGGTGGAGGCTAAGCGATCAGAATGTGTCACAAGTCAACGAAGAGACAGTTATGAGCCTATCGCCAGGCGTATTTATGCTGTTTTACGAATGCGTTGACCCCTCCATGATTCTATCATCGGAGCTGAAAGACAAGGTCACGGAGTTGACGAATGCTACAGCACAAGTCTCAATTACGAAGCAGGATGAAAGCGAAGTGGACGATGCGACTACTTTGACTCCGGCAACGACGGTAACTTCAGACGCTGTAGAAGCCGAGCTGAAGGCAGCATCCGAGGATATCCTGGCCAAGAGACTCTCATCAATACAAGTCTGA
- a CDS encoding uncharacterized protein (BUSCO:EOG092D19EQ) produces MDTEGDAHAAEQAPRRTAQVDNAIRAIQEKKPLPEIDFTIHMMEDGTQVSTLERVCKDVQAPAMFKPTDEQFFEDDTKEKPDINFLKQHFYREGRLTEEQAIWIIKKGTEILRAEPNLLEMDAPITVCGDVHGQYYDLMKLFEVGGDPAETRYLFLGDYVDRGYFSIECVLYLWSLKIHYPNTLWLLRGNHECRHLTDYFTFKLECKHKYSEAVYEACMESFCCLPLAAVMNKQFLCIHGGLSPELHTLDDLRSIDRFREPPTQGLMCDILWADPLEDFGQEKSSDFFLHNHVRGCSYFFSYHAACAFLEKNNLLSVIRAHEAQDAGYRMYRKTRTTGFPSVMTIFSAPNYLDVYNNKAAVLKYENNVMNIRQFNCTPHPYWLPNFMDVFTWSLPFVGEKITDMLIAILSTCSEEELKEETPSSHSPGPSSPALTSGLEDPNSIEFKRRAIKNKILAIGRMSRVFQVLREESERVTELKTVSGGRLPAGTLMLGAEGIKNAISSFEDARKVDLQNEHLPPTHDEVVKHQEEERAIALQKAAEEADNDKKLHQLSRRLSTG; encoded by the exons ATGGATACCGAAGGCGACGCCCACGCTGCCGAGCAGGCGCCTCGACGAACCGCCCAGGTCGACAATGCCATTCGCGCGAttcaggagaagaagcctctGCCCGAGATCGACTTCACCATCCACATGATGGAGGACGGCACTCAGGTCAGCACGCTCGAGCGAGTGTGCAAAG ATGTCCAGGCGCCGGCCATGTTCAAGCCGACCGATGAGCAGTTTTTTGAAGATGATACCAAGGAGAAGCCCGACATCAACTTTCTGAAGCAGCACTTTTACCGCGAGGGCAGACTCACCGAGGAGCAGGCGATATGGATTATCAAGAAGGGCACGGAGATTCTGCGAGCAGAGCCCAACCTTCTTGAGATGGATGCGCCCATCACCGTCTGCGGTGATGTTCACGGCCAGTACTACGATCTGATGAAGCTGTTCGAGGTTGGAGGTGATCCTGCCGAGACACGCTATCTCTTCCTCGGCGACTACGTCGACCGTGGCTACTTCTCCATCGAGTGTGTCCTTTACCTATGGTCCCTCAAGATTCACTACCCCAACACACTATGGCTCCTGCGAGGCAACCACGAGTGCCGTCATTTGACCGACTACTTCACCTTCAAGCTGGAGTGCAAGCACAAATACTCAGAAGCCGTCTACGAAGCCTGTATGGAGTCGTTCTGCTGTCTTCCCCTGGCTGCCGTGATGAACAAGCAGTTCCTGTGTATCCACGGTGGACTGAGCCCTGAGCTGCATACCCTCGACGACCTTAGAAGT ATTGATCGATTCAGAGAGCCCCCTACCCAAGGTCTCATGTGCGACATCCTGTGGGCCGACCCCCTCGAAGACTTTGGACAAGAAAAATCCAGcgatttctttttgcataACCACGTGCGAGGGTGCTCGTATTTCTTTTCATATCACGCCGCCTGTGCTTTCCTGGAAAAGAACAACTTGCTCTCTGTCATCCGTGCCCACGAAGCCCAGGATGCCGGATACAGAATGTACCGCAAAACGCGGACGACCGGCTTCCCCAGTGTTATGACCATCTTCTCGGCGCCAAACTACCTCGACGTTTATAACAACAAAGCCGCCGTGCTAAAATATGAGAACAACGTAATGAATATTCGGCAATTCAACTGCACGCCGCACCCGTACTGGCTTCCCAATTTCATGGATGTCTTCACCTGGTCGCTGCCTTTTGTTGGTGAAAAGATTACCGACATGCTCATTGCCATTCTGAGCACGTGCtcggaggaggagctgaaggaagAGACGCCTTCTTCACACTCGCCTGGCCCCAGCTCGCCGGCTCTTACCAGCGGTCTGGAGGATCCCAACTCGATCGAATTCAAGCGCAGGGCGATCAAGAACAAGATCCTGGCCATTGGCCGCATGTCTCGCGTCTTCCAGGTTCTGCGAGAAGAGTCTGAGCGCGTTACGGAGCTGAAAACTGTATCTGGTGGAAGGCTGCCCGCCGGCACCCTGATGCTCGGTGCTGAAGGTATCAAGAATGCGATTAGCTCGTTTGAGGATGCCCGAAAGGTCGATTTGCAGAATGAACACCTTCCCCCTACTCATGACGAGGTTGTGAAGCAtcaggaagaggagagagcgATTGCCTTGCAGAAAGCCGCGGAAGAGGCTGATAATGATAAGAAGCTGCACCAGCTGTCCCGGAGACTTAGCAC CGGCTAA
- a CDS encoding uncharacterized protein (BUSCO:EOG092D19EQ): MDTEGDAHAAEQAPRRTAQVDNAIRAIQEKKPLPEIDFTIHMMEDGTQVSTLERVCKDVQAPAMFKPTDEQFFEDDTKEKPDINFLKQHFYREGRLTEEQAIWIIKKGTEILRAEPNLLEMDAPITVCGDVHGQYYDLMKLFEVGGDPAETRYLFLGDYVDRGYFSIECVLYLWSLKIHYPNTLWLLRGNHECRHLTDYFTFKLECKHKYSEAVYEACMESFCCLPLAAVMNKQFLCIHGGLSPELHTLDDLRSIDRFREPPTQGLMCDILWADPLEDFGQEKSSDFFLHNHVRGCSYFFSYHAACAFLEKNNLLSVIRAHEAQDAGYRMYRKTRTTGFPSVMTIFSAPNYLDVYNNKAAVLKYENNVMNIRQFNCTPHPYWLPNFMDVFTWSLPFVGEKITDMLIAILSTCSEEELKEETPSSHSPGPSSPALTSGLEDPNSIEFKRRAIKNKILAIGRMSRVFQVLREESERVTELKTVSGGRLPAGTLMLGAEGIKNAISSFEDARKVDLQNEHLPPTHDEVVKHQEEERAIALQKAAEEADNDKKLHQLSRRLSTDRKTRSP; this comes from the exons ATGGATACCGAAGGCGACGCCCACGCTGCCGAGCAGGCGCCTCGACGAACCGCCCAGGTCGACAATGCCATTCGCGCGAttcaggagaagaagcctctGCCCGAGATCGACTTCACCATCCACATGATGGAGGACGGCACTCAGGTCAGCACGCTCGAGCGAGTGTGCAAAG ATGTCCAGGCGCCGGCCATGTTCAAGCCGACCGATGAGCAGTTTTTTGAAGATGATACCAAGGAGAAGCCCGACATCAACTTTCTGAAGCAGCACTTTTACCGCGAGGGCAGACTCACCGAGGAGCAGGCGATATGGATTATCAAGAAGGGCACGGAGATTCTGCGAGCAGAGCCCAACCTTCTTGAGATGGATGCGCCCATCACCGTCTGCGGTGATGTTCACGGCCAGTACTACGATCTGATGAAGCTGTTCGAGGTTGGAGGTGATCCTGCCGAGACACGCTATCTCTTCCTCGGCGACTACGTCGACCGTGGCTACTTCTCCATCGAGTGTGTCCTTTACCTATGGTCCCTCAAGATTCACTACCCCAACACACTATGGCTCCTGCGAGGCAACCACGAGTGCCGTCATTTGACCGACTACTTCACCTTCAAGCTGGAGTGCAAGCACAAATACTCAGAAGCCGTCTACGAAGCCTGTATGGAGTCGTTCTGCTGTCTTCCCCTGGCTGCCGTGATGAACAAGCAGTTCCTGTGTATCCACGGTGGACTGAGCCCTGAGCTGCATACCCTCGACGACCTTAGAAGT ATTGATCGATTCAGAGAGCCCCCTACCCAAGGTCTCATGTGCGACATCCTGTGGGCCGACCCCCTCGAAGACTTTGGACAAGAAAAATCCAGcgatttctttttgcataACCACGTGCGAGGGTGCTCGTATTTCTTTTCATATCACGCCGCCTGTGCTTTCCTGGAAAAGAACAACTTGCTCTCTGTCATCCGTGCCCACGAAGCCCAGGATGCCGGATACAGAATGTACCGCAAAACGCGGACGACCGGCTTCCCCAGTGTTATGACCATCTTCTCGGCGCCAAACTACCTCGACGTTTATAACAACAAAGCCGCCGTGCTAAAATATGAGAACAACGTAATGAATATTCGGCAATTCAACTGCACGCCGCACCCGTACTGGCTTCCCAATTTCATGGATGTCTTCACCTGGTCGCTGCCTTTTGTTGGTGAAAAGATTACCGACATGCTCATTGCCATTCTGAGCACGTGCtcggaggaggagctgaaggaagAGACGCCTTCTTCACACTCGCCTGGCCCCAGCTCGCCGGCTCTTACCAGCGGTCTGGAGGATCCCAACTCGATCGAATTCAAGCGCAGGGCGATCAAGAACAAGATCCTGGCCATTGGCCGCATGTCTCGCGTCTTCCAGGTTCTGCGAGAAGAGTCTGAGCGCGTTACGGAGCTGAAAACTGTATCTGGTGGAAGGCTGCCCGCCGGCACCCTGATGCTCGGTGCTGAAGGTATCAAGAATGCGATTAGCTCGTTTGAGGATGCCCGAAAGGTCGATTTGCAGAATGAACACCTTCCCCCTACTCATGACGAGGTTGTGAAGCAtcaggaagaggagagagcgATTGCCTTGCAGAAAGCCGCGGAAGAGGCTGATAATGATAAGAAGCTGCACCAGCTGTCCCGGAGACTTAGCAC AGATCGCAAGACTCGATCACCATGA